One Raphanus sativus cultivar WK10039 unplaced genomic scaffold, ASM80110v3 Scaffold0705, whole genome shotgun sequence genomic region harbors:
- the LOC108838727 gene encoding ABC transporter E family member 3 — translation MTTNHLKLKMKVEGGNLHDCQIHLVLGDQGTGKSTFIKLLAGFLPPDGVEPWCPEYLESYKPKEISFIRACTVRAALETRCFHHRFVSDVIEPLQIDRLMGRKLTSLSPGERQRVAITFCLMKDAHVYLIDEPSLDLDSDMRIRVALAIRKHILRIQRAAVVVENDFLMAAYLADKVILVEPSIDTASCLPRDIARPVSGFSVSAGRVNRRPVSDFSVSAGLRPLVNGPSVSGFSVSSPCDRVAGFNLLLEKLNITFRQVPNSSRLTPRVNKAGSMEDKTQKLNGNFYYNLA, via the exons ATGACTACAAATCATCTGAAACTCAAGATGAAAGTGGAAGGAGGGAATTTACACGACTGTCAGATTCACCTAGTGCTGGGAGACCAGGGTACAGGGAAGAGCACTTTCATAAAATTGCTG GCTGGTTTTCTGCCACCAGATGGTGTAGAACCGTGGTGCCCAGAATATTTGGAATCATACAAACCGAAAGAAATTTCGTTTATCAGAGCCTGTACAGTCAGGGCAGCGCTAGAAACGCGATGTTTTCACCATCGGTTTGTATCAGATGTGATTGAGCCACTTCAGATTGACCGGTTGATGGGTCGGAAATTGACCTCACTCTCGCCTGGAGAAAGGCAGAGAGTTGCCATAACTTTCTGTCTGATGAAG GACGCGCATGTGTATCTGATCGATGAGCCAAGCTTGGATCTGGACTCGGATATGCGTATCAGAGTCGCATTAGCTATAAGGAAGCACATTCTACGCATACAGAGAGCCGCTGTTGTTGTGGAGAATGATTTTTTGATGGCTGCTTATTTAGCAGACAAAGTAATTTTGGTTGAACCATCCATAGATACTGCTTCTTGTCTCCCTCGTGATATCGCACGTCCAGTTTCCGGCTTTTCTGTTTCTGCTGGTCGTGTTAACCGACGTCCAGTTTCCGACTTTTCTGTTTCTGCTGGTCTGCGCCCACTTGTTAACGGACCTTCAGTTTCCGGCTTTTCTGTTTCTTCTCCATGCGACCGTGTTGCTGGGTTCAACCTTTTGCTGGAG AAACTGAATATCACATTCAGACAGGTTCCGAACAGCTCCAGATTAACACCAAGGGTCAACAAAGCAGGGTCCATGGAGGACAAGACCCAGAAACTTAATGGCAACTTCTACTACAATCTGGCTTGA
- the LOC130502833 gene encoding ABC transporter E family member 1-like, translating into LPVPVRGDIVGLVGPRSIGKTTALKILAGELTPNLGRFNDPPLDWLTIRTHLHDKHLRRFLAQVVNHKLKVVFKPQQVPQDYMGLAVWEILRKVDDRKDLRALILCFLDLKTPSVKFHRLDIRAQHRVTLAAALLQDADVYIFDDISSFLDMRQRFMVAQLIRSLKTAKSYVIVVDNDLSVIDYVSDYMYIMYGEPEAYGVFSEQYFDVETGIEYYLRGFDPIEDNLIRVTPSSSRG; encoded by the exons GCTTCCAGTTCCTGTACGTGGAGATATTGTAGGATTGGTCGGACCTCGCAGTATTGGAAAAACTACTGCTCTCAAAATCTTGGCCGGGGAACTCACACCCAATCTCGGCCGCTTCAATGATCCTCCTCTTGATTGGCTAACAATTCGGACTCACTTGCATGATAAACATCTTAGAAGATTCTTGGCCCAGGTtgtaaaccataaactcaaG GTCGTGTTTAAGCCCCAACAAGTCCCACAAGACTATATGGGGCTTGCTGTCTGGGAGATTCTTCGTAAAGTCGACGACAGAAAAGATTTAAGGGCTCTTATACTTTGTTTTCTCGACTTGAAGACCCCGTCTGTGAAGTTCCACCGTTTAGATATAAGAGCGCAGCACAGGGTTACTCTCGCTGCAGCTCTCTTGCAGGACGCTGATGTGTACATATTTGACGACATATCTAGTTTCCTTGATATGCGTCAGAGGTTCATGGTTGCCCAACTCATACGCTCTCTCAAAACCGCTaaaag CTACGTGATTGTTGTGGACAATGACCTTAGTGTCATCGACTATGTTTCGGATTACATGTACATTATGTATGGGGAACCTGAAGCATATGGTGTCTTTAGTGAGCAGTACTTTGATGTCGAAACAGGAATTGAATATTACTTGCGTGGGTTTGATCCCATAGAAGACAACCTTATCAGGGTGACCCCCTCATCTTCGAGAGGGTAA